A part of Streptomyces sp. NBC_01235 genomic DNA contains:
- a CDS encoding polyprenyl synthetase family protein produces the protein MLDQHGSAHPRTPSGTATRGETVPTVPPATPDAHRTAVDVTALLECGRTLATPVLRAAVDRLAPPMDTVAAYHFGWIDAQGNPTDGDGGKAVRPALAVLSAEVTGAAPEVGIPGAVAVELVHNFSLLHDDLMDGDEQRRHRDTVWKVHGPAQAILVGDALFALANEILLELGTAEAGRATRRLTTATRALIDGQAQDISYEHRDRVSVEECLEMEGNKTGALLACASSIGAVLGGADDRSADRLEKYGYHLGLAFQAVDDLLGIWGDPVSTGKQTWSDLRQRKKSLPVVAALAAGGSASERLGEILAADAKSSDFENFSEEEFAARAALIEEAGGREWTAEEARRQHTIAIEALNAVDMPEQVRARFTALADFVVVRKR, from the coding sequence ATGCTCGATCAGCACGGCTCGGCACACCCCCGCACCCCCTCCGGTACCGCAACAAGAGGAGAAACTGTGCCCACTGTGCCCCCGGCCACGCCGGACGCTCACAGGACCGCGGTGGACGTGACCGCGCTCCTGGAGTGCGGCCGCACCCTGGCCACACCGGTGCTGCGGGCGGCCGTCGACCGGCTGGCTCCGCCCATGGACACGGTCGCCGCCTACCACTTCGGCTGGATCGACGCCCAGGGCAACCCCACCGACGGCGACGGCGGCAAGGCCGTCCGCCCCGCCCTCGCCGTGCTCTCCGCCGAGGTCACCGGGGCCGCTCCCGAGGTCGGCATCCCCGGCGCGGTCGCCGTCGAACTGGTCCACAACTTCTCCCTCCTGCACGACGACCTGATGGACGGCGACGAACAGCGCCGGCACCGCGACACCGTCTGGAAGGTGCACGGCCCCGCGCAGGCCATCCTGGTCGGCGACGCCCTGTTCGCCCTCGCCAACGAGATCCTCCTCGAACTCGGCACGGCCGAGGCCGGCCGGGCCACCCGCCGCCTGACCACCGCCACCCGCGCCCTGATCGACGGCCAGGCCCAGGACATCTCCTACGAGCACCGCGACCGCGTCAGCGTCGAGGAGTGCCTGGAGATGGAGGGCAACAAGACCGGCGCCCTGCTGGCCTGCGCCAGCTCGATCGGCGCCGTGCTCGGCGGCGCGGACGACCGCAGCGCCGATCGCCTGGAGAAGTACGGCTACCACCTCGGCCTGGCCTTCCAGGCCGTCGACGACCTCCTCGGCATCTGGGGCGACCCGGTCTCGACCGGCAAGCAGACCTGGAGCGACCTGCGCCAGCGCAAGAAGTCCCTGCCGGTCGTGGCCGCGCTCGCGGCGGGCGGTTCCGCCTCCGAGCGGCTCGGCGAGATCCTCGCCGCCGACGCCAAGAGCAGCGACTTCGAGAACTTCTCCGAGGAGGAGTTCGCGGCCCGTGCCGCCCTGATCGAGGAGGCCGGCGGCCGTGAGTGGACCGCCGAGGAGGCACGCCGTCAGCACACCATCGCCATCGAAGCCCTGAACGCCGTCGACATGCCCGAGCAGGTGCGGGCCCGGTTCACGGCGCTCGCCGACTTCGTCGTCGTACGAAAGAGATGA